aacaactttccaattgacttctattatctaattggcttcattctcttggtatcctttgttgaaaagcatatctaggtatgctcagaagcaacAATGTGCTACTATCTGTtggttggtggctgcatttatatgactcttttcattggctcacccagtgcatttaactagcgcccagtagtgcacaTCTGCCCTAAATCTATCTGTAATTTCTTCAGATAGGATGTAACCCAGGAATTATAAAGAATGTTTTTGAACTCGTAAAACATTTCTTGGCCTTCACAATCAGAATATATTCACCaactaatatttttaatttatttttaaagggacagtgtactgtaaacttttttttttttatatatatttattattatttattatttattatcggttatttgtagagcgccaacagattccgcagcgctaatcttattatatatatttccaattactttttatgccagctgcagagtataaaatgtatgagaaattacattttcaggtttatttgtgtatataaaatagctggctTTGTGCTCCAAACCGCAACCCACTAAAAATGGGCTGAACTTGCAAGAAAATCAGCTCTTATTTTATCACGTTCTGTACAcccacatgcttccttatcttatatctgcctGTAAAGCAAAGCCCAGAACAATAtaaagtaaacattttattatgtatctctgcaacaccccactgggagtataatttattctgctggctgtgtttgcattgtttgtcaatagcctatatttaattatagaaactttcagtatagtagGGATACCgcaggcaaaagtagctatttcaaatgtctaaataagggtaaaggagccacaattttaatacactccaacaggtaaaatgggtaattgggaacacattaagaaggggagaaaaatttaggttaaactgtccctttaactagaggatTTGAACAAAAATGTTCTGTAGGTGCTAACTTTAGAGCTCTCTAAGTGTGTCAATTACAGGAAATATGTATACAGCGTGAAACATGAACAAACAGCACGGATCTATATAATAAGGGCGGTGCCTACAAATCTCCCTAGTAACTACTTACCACAACAATAAGTATTTTTGTAATTGGATAAAACTTGTAGATATGAAGCATTGAGCAGTGGTTTTGTTTCAGTTCTGGCAGTTTGTCTAAGACATTAAAGGGGAATTTGCGGATAACTCACAAATCTATGGAAATACAACCACTATTTGTGTTATCTCTGCTGGTTTATTGTGTGGCTTGTGGTGAGTATTTGTTTTGTATAACtgccataggggggtagttatcaagccatcaacctcaaatacgctggaattccgcagcgtatttgtggcgaggctgattcgccttagttatcaaaggctagagaccggcaaaagtagaattttgtgacgtaaacttcgatccgccggactcagtccgacacagatcgattcttacgtcactccagatgttccgcacacaagtggggcacaatctgactacttttggtagttataaaaaaactagcaggtacgctcggcacttttacggcccagcgtacctggttttcaaaccgccaccctggaggcggcggatcccataggaatcaatgggagtctgaccatagcgaaagtacaagttcgctgctgacagacatcccattgattcctatgggagatgtctacacctaacaccctaacatgtaccccaagtctaaacacccctaatctgccccccctacaccgctgcaactaaataaatgtattaccccctaaaccgccgctcccgaagcccaccgcaagctactctatacctattaacccctaaaccgccgctcccggagcccaccacaagctactctatacctattaacccctaaaccgccgctcccggagcccaccgccacctacattatacctagtaacccctatcctgccccccctataccgccgccctctaagtctaacactaaccctaacacccccctaacttaaatattaattaaataaatctaaataatatttctcttattaactaagttaatcccttttaaaactaaatacttacctataaaataaaccctaatatacctacaatataaataataattatattgtagctatcttaggatttatttttattttacaggcatctttcaatgtattttaactaggtacaatagctattaaatagttattaactatttaatagcttacctagctaaaataaagagaaatgtacctgtaaaataaaaactaacctaagttacaattacacctaacactacactatactttaataaattattcctatttaaaactaaatacttacctgtaaaataaaccctaagatagctacaatgtaattaataataattaattattttacaggtaactttgtatttattttagctagttagaatagttattaaatagttattaactatttaataactacctagctaaaagaaataaaagaaatacaaaattacctgtaaaataaatcctaacctaagttacaattaaacctaacactacactataattaaattaattaaataaattaactacaaataactacaattaaatacaattacataaactaactaaagtacaaaaaaaaaagctaagttacaaaaaataaaaaaaataggttacaaacattttaaaaatattacaccaattttcagctacttacacctaatctaagccccctaataaaataacaaagccccccaaaataaaaaaatgccctaccctattctaaatttaaaaagttcaaagctcttttaccttaccagcccttaaaagggccttttgtgggggcatgccccaaagaattcagctcttttgcctgtaaaagaaaaatacaaccccccccaacattaaaacccaccacccacatacccctaatctaacccaaaccccccttaaaataacctaacactaatcccctgaagatcatcctaccttgagtcgtcttcactcagccgagcagcgatggaaccgaagtggacatccggagcggaagaagttatcctccaagcggcgctgaagaaatcttccatccgatgaagtgatcctccaagcggcgctgaagaagtcttcgatccgggcgatgtcatcttgtcattgagctcgcattctattggctgatcggaacagccaatagaatgcgagctcaatctgattggctgattggatcagccaatcggattgaacttgaatctgattggctgattccatcagccaatcagatttttcctaccttaattccgattggctgatagaatcctatcagccaatcggaattcgtcggtagtccgtcggtaaagaaggatgttccgcgtcggcgggatgaagattgaagacccggcttggaagatgacatcgcccggatagaagacttcttcagcgcctcttggaagatgacatcgcccagatcgaagacttcttcagcgccgcttggaggatcacttcatcggatggaagatttcttcagcgccgcttggaggataacttcttccgctccggatgtccacttcggttccatcgctgctcggctgagtgaagacgactcaaggtagaatgatcttcaggggattagtgttaggttattttaaggggggtttgggttagattaggggtatgtgggtggtgggttttaatgttggggggggttgtatttttcttttacaggcaaaagagctgaattctttggggcatgcccccacaaaaggcccttttaagggctggtaaggtaaaagagctttgaacttttttaatttagaatagggtagggcatttttttattttggggggctttgttattttattagggggcttagattaggtgtaagtagcttaaaattggtgtaatatttttaaatgtttgtaacttattttttttattttttgtaacttagctttttttttttgtactttagttagtttatgtaattgtatttaattgtagttatttgtagttaatttatttaattcatttaaagatagtgtagtgttaggtttaattgtaacttaggttaggatttattttacaggtaattttgtatttcttttagctaggtagttattaaatagttaataactatttaataactattctaactagctaaaataaatacaaagttacctgtaaaataaatataaatcctaagatagctacaatgtaattattaattacattgtagctatcttagggtttattttacaggtaagtatttagttttaaataggaataatttatttaagtatagtgcagtgttaggtgtaattgtaacttaggttagtttttattttacaggtaaatttctctttattttagctaggtaagctattaaatagttaataactatttaatagctattgtacctagttaaaataaattgaaagttacctgtaaaataaaaataaatcctaagatagctacaatataattattatttatattgtagctatattagggtttattttaaaggtaagtatttagttttaaataggattaatttagttcataatagaaatattatttagatttatttaattaatatttaagttaggggggtgttagggttagtgttagacttaggtttaggggttaataattttattacagtggcggcggtgtagtggggggcaggataggggttaataaatttattataggtggcgacggtgtagggggggcaggataggggttaataaatttaatataggttgcggcggggtcagggagcggcggtttaggggttaaactatttatttagttgcggcgaggtgcgggatcggcaggataggggttaataactttattatagagggcgacggtatagggggggcaggatagggcttactaggtataatgtaggtggcggtgggccctgggagcggcggtttaggggttaatacatttatcagagttgcggcagggtctaggggcggcggtttaggggttaatacatttatcagagttgcggcagggtctaggagcggtggtttagggtttaatacatttataagagttgcggcagggtctaggagcggcggtttaggggttagtaactttatttagttgcggggggctccgggggcgccggtatagggggtagaacagtgcagtttagtgtgagtgcttagtgacaggctagcattaaagctgggaaaaagccgaagagcagcgagatcggatgagtgataactctcacagtccgctgctcatcgccccgcggctttttgacagctttatttgataacttaggcgaaatttttcaggtccgcggcggcgatgtgaggcgagcttaggcgggcttattgggccggcgaaggcaggaaagttgacacgttgataactaccccctaggggttaataatatttaactagtgtttgtgatgcgggagtagggcggtttagggtttaatatgtttattctagtggcggcaatgtcgttagcggcagattaggggttaatcattttattttagtgtttgtgatgtgggagggccttggtttaggggttaatagttagtttatgggtgttagtgtactttttagcactttagttatgagttttatgttacggatttgtaacataaaagccataactactgactttcagtttacggtatggatcttgtagttataggctgtaccgctcactttttggccagacaggcaaactcataataccggcactgtggaagtcccattgaaaaagaactttttgaaagctgcggtagttaagttgcgttacggccaaaaaagtgtgcggtacagatatacctgcaagactcgtaataccagcggtagtgaaaaagagccataacgctgctttttcactcataacgcaaaactcgtaatctagccatatgtttcatGTTTGACAAGCACTAATGTCTTCATATCTCCGCACACTTTTGCTTTATTAAATTCCTTCTcatttaaccctttccggtcctatacaTTTTCACTTTAGTGTGTCAGTaggtcttatttaaagggacactgaacccaactttattttctttcatgattcagagagagcatgcaattttaagcaactttctaatttattcctattatcaattttccttcattctcttgctatctttatttgaaaaagaaggcatctaagctttttttttgttcagactctggacagcacttttttattggtggatgaatgtatccaccaatcagcaaggacaacccaggttgttcaccaaaaattggcctgcatctaaacttacattcttgcatttcaaataaatataccaagagaataaagaacatttgataataggagtaaattagaaagttgcttaaatattcatgctctatctgaatcacaaaataaaaaatttgggttcagtgtccctttaattttctgaagaaaaaaaaatgcgcACTGCAGGCTTTACTGCTCTGTATCCCCAGGAATCTGCAGCCTATACTACTCACTCAGTGTATCCTCAGGAGTTGTGCAGCATGTGCTGCTCACTGTATTTATACTATACTGTTCGCTATCCACAGGAGTCTACAGCATATATTCCCCACAATgtaaatatcagtatatttcagcaTGCTCACCATAGTAAAATTCCGTTACCGGGACAACTCTGCCTCCACAATGCACAATATCCAATAAAGTGCTTACCATAGGGAAATCCTGTCCTTGGGATACCGCAGCCTATCCACAGCCCCCAGCACTTCAGGCAGGGATCTCTCTGCATTTCTCGCAATAAGGACAGTGGGAGGCCGAAAAGGCGACTCAGGGTTCCAATGCTTCTCCATAAAGTAACCCACAGTGAGCCTAAGAAATAGTGAGAAGAGCAGTAAGTTTTTTACATCCCTCCGGTGTCACGAGGCCTGACATGATGCCTGCGCTTAACCAAGAGGGAAGGTGTGCtaccgcgcaccttagagggaagtTCCCAGGGAACATTGGTGGACAGTGATGTAAGAAGTGATGGGCGGTTCTGTCAGGAGTGATGCGGCTATGGAAATAGCCGAGCAGCAGGGGAGACAGATCTCTACGGGAAGAATATTCAAATTAGTTAATATATGGCCGCGGTAGTTCCACCCCTGTGTACAGCTGTCAGAGTTGGCAGCTATGTCTCATCATCAGATGATCTAATCATCTCCATCTGTACATTATGCAGATGACGATCTACTTCCGTGTCTCCCCTGTGAAAAAgtcatgtcggaatatatccgacattggACTGCAAGCAGTAAAACCCTTTGTCGAATGGATTCcgacataggaccggaaagggttaaccTCTTTTTAAGCATATTAGCCTGAATATATAAATCTTTATTTAacacttatttttttataaataaatttaatcaGGACAAAATGCTTGTTCTGATCTACTTATTTAAacgtaaatattttaaatacaactTCTACTTCTTCCATTTCAATTAAAATAGCTAAAATTACATTTATAACTGCTTCACTTTATaatgaagaataaaaactaaaatttaatttaggtaattaaaaatgtattgaaaGATTCTAAAGTGTTCTTCTAGATTATgaaaacatcatctatatatcttttagcagtaaaacataaaaacagtaaattgtaaaaaaaattgcaattagattaaatatatttttcagccTGAAAAAGTCCAAATTAGcaaaaatataagcaaaatattGTCTTATTAATGTACCTATTGCTGTAAAATATTGATAGACGTTCCCATAGATCATAAAATAATCTTTAAAATGTATCTCatgcaataaattaaaataacattatgGCGAAGGCAAATTCTGCAAATTGTAGTATTTTATGAACTACGCTTAAACCATTTTTATTACCTATTGCACAATAAAGATGTGATATAGAATTCTGAAAGGATTGGATATTATGGATTTTGGGATaatgttaaaaatagaaagaaaaacaaaacattcatTCCTAGAAAATAAAACTCATCTCATTTAATTATTGTCTTTATAATGATAGATTTTATAGACTTTAAAAAGGATAATATTTGAAGATCATATAATATTATTTGTCTGCAAGACAGAGGGATTCATATCGATAGTGATCTGCATAACTAAAAATAGTGTGCTTTTATAAAATTATGCCATACATcacattcaaaaatatatattacaccacTGGTGCAAAATCTCAAATGACATATAACCAACCAAAAACAACCTGGTAGGGAGAAAATAAGGCCCTATAAAAGGGAAGGAATTCAGCTGTttattttaataactttattacgttGTACAAAAAATAATTCTATGATACATTTAGGGAATGTTTACACTTATTAATAATTTTGACTGTTGTAGAGTGTTTGCAGTACCTGTTTTTTTTTGTAGGTTTATAGATCTTTCTTTCCTTACTAGCTCCGTGTATAAGTTCACGTTCCTTTCcactattcaaattaaaaaaaatttgtgttttgcATTTGTTACACTAATAAACATAATGATTGATTCTCGTAAACCATGCCATTAGATACGACTTTGATTTTGCTAAAGTTAAATACAAATCAATTACTAATGCATAACCTTTTTTCTTACCTTTTTTAGAGAGGCACAGTCTAAGATATTTTGTCACCACAACCTCTGTACCTATTCCTGGGCTGCCTATGTTCTCCATTGTTGGAAGCATCGATGACATGCCACTCGGGAGATACTCTAGTGAAACGGGTCAGGCTCAGCCTTTTTATAAATGGATGGAAAAGAAAATTAAACCTGAACACTGGAAAGAGATGAATAAAATAGCCCAATACTTTGAAAGCTATCACAAAAATTTTATAGGTTTGTTAAAAGCTCTGTTTAACCAGACAACTGGTAAGTGTAACACAAAGAAATAGGATGttagtaatttataaggtaacttTCATTAGCCAAAATAACACAGCCAATAAGATTACTGTGGACTGATTGGCCATTTTTTGTTATAGGTTGACATTAAACCAATCCCCACCTCAATACTTAACATTATATATTAATAGAAGTGCCAATCGAACCCAACTAATAAATGAAACCCTGTATGAAAGGTTGGCGACCCAACGCAGGTCCTAGAGTAGGGGTcagagcagtggcgtcactagggggtgcggggggtgcaggccgcacctgggtgacaccctccagggggtgacaccacacaaaaaaataataataataatttatttttatttttttaattttattgaaattcaaagaaatacaatgtagagatgcatatattttttattagaggggccagcatttgtgaacattagtgggactggggaagttttcccggctgcttttgcttgtttgtactttgctcctccactgcccaatttcactatgaatgttgtgggcgtgccgtggggcttgcaaagttgcgctgctagcctaaacctgcctgcctatctgtgctcactgctcagtggcgtgtggagcagtggagtcactcactgctgtgctgtctctctaattgggaactgggaaatcatgagggggatgcctggcacctgaccgcatgactgtctgacactgtctctaaagcgaaggagccacgtatgatacccatcagaccggtacggttacggtacactaagttcacactgaagaggtaggaggggaggggagggcaggcggggatctgggggtgggcagagagcagaggtgcttggccataagaagcggtagacacgtggcctggggctgtgcactgacagacttggaacagagtcagagagcagaattttcatagtttgcgcacctaaaccttttctttagtgatttctttttagagtgctctgtttatctttcatttgatgctctgctgagccagggagcatctctaggcatgagctttataattaatgcagtgcagtttacatattttgtatgtgtgtgtgtctgagtgtttttgtgtgtgcctgagtgtttgtgtgtgtgtgtgtctgagtgtttttgtgcgcgtgtgtctgagtgtttttgtgcgtgtgtctgagtgtttttgtgcatgtgtctgagtgtgtttccgagtgtttgtgtgtgcatccgagtgtgtttttaagtgtgtctgagtgtgtctgagtgtttgtatgtgtgtgtgcctgtgtttttttgtttgtgtgtgtctgctttctggggggagggggggtgacaccataacgtaccgcaccgggtgacaccaaccctagtgacgccactgggtcaGAGTTAGGTCAGTGAGAGGAGTTGGGGAAAGAAAAGCTCCTGCCCTCCCTCCTGAATGTTTTGAGGTAGATTTTCACAGCCACGTGGTTGGGTGCTTGCGCTTTTGGTATAAATATTGTGGTTGGGTGTTTGTTCCTCCCGGGTCATAGGAAAGAAAAATTGAGTTGAAAGGGAGTGCCTGGCTCTATGCCAGAGGAAGGTACTTGAGAAATTTAAATAGAGGGCAAACACTTATGGGTGGTTATAATTAGCTTTAtaagctttatatgttattttacataaataatacataaaGACCTGTTTGACTTTgctaacataagattgttatccaCCTGTAAATGTAAACTGAACGGGTAAGATGCAGTATCTAAGGTACTTTGTCCTCTTTAATTTTTAAACACAGTATATAGGACAATTAAACTTGACTTAAAGTTGCAAACCTGTTTACCGTACATTTTTATTGTCTCATCATGAGTCATTATACTAAGACATGTCTACTGTTTCCACAAATTGGAATCAATTGGTTATCTCAATGCCAAGAATGCTTTATATCTGACTGAACCAGTGCCGAAAATACTCTGACCTTCTTATACCACTTTTTCCCcataaatttaaaacataaaacaatCAACAACAACCACCTCTTTTCTGTATGACACCAAAATTCGACTAAACTTTGTCTCCTCAACTAACTATGCTATGTTAGATGTATATCTAGTTCCCTGCCCTCAAGACTTTTCAAAGTTAAATTGCCATCTTCCTCGTAGGttctattaaacaataaaaatggagTTTCTGAAAATAAATATGATTTGCTTTTGGTGGCAGTTAGGTTTTGCCTTGTATGTGCCCTTTAATCCCTTTAAGACTAGTTATCAGTGAATTGGTTACCACATGCATCTCCCATCTAGTTTGAAAGGATTTTTGtggtttattattattaatggATTTGTATATTGGTGAGACAAAGAACCATCCCTAGAGCAAGAGAACGAAAGCACCGCTCAGAACACCTCTCAGAAATGAAAACCGTTGAAGATAAACAAAAGGGAAATAAGGAATACAAGCCGCAACCGGGccacaaagttaaaaacaattcactttattgaAAATTATTCAAATGAGCACCATAGAGAGGGTACCATCCCTATTAGAACAATTTTCAAAAGTAGTCAATTGCAGTCTTCTTCCAGGAGCCATATAATGAATCTGTAGATAAGTATATCTATTAGTGGAAGGAATATCAAATGTATCATCCCCTGCATCATATAAATGCTTTGATGTTGTTAATGCAATAGAACCAGTGTTATATCTTAAGCCTATTCTCTTTTTAAATTTTTCCTTATAAAACTCTTAAATTTCTGAATCAGGGGCCTAGAGTCAAAATTTAAAATAAGTTCATACAGAAAGAGAGGCATTcttccaggaacgaacagcagctcgtTCTATTGCATGGTCACCATCATTTAATttcttatattatcatatttttcctTGTGTAATTACATTGTGAATTGCATATAACCTCAGTAATATAATGTGTATTCTATATTTTTCATGCAGAAAACAACATTCTCCAGGTAAAGCTTGAATGTGAATTGCATAACGATGGAACCATTAATGGAGGTGAAGAGTTTGGTTACAATGGGAAGGAAATCATTGTATTTGATAAAAAGAGACTGTTTTTTATTCCATTGACACAAGAGGCTCAGATAATAACACAGAGGTGGAATGTTAATCCAGGTTCAGCAGAAAGACATAAAGCTTTAATTGAGCATCACTGCATAAAGTGGATGAAGACGTACTTCAGCCATGGGAACAATACACTGGAGAGGAAAGGTTAGATAAAACATGTAATGTTTTCTAGTTACTAGTTTCAGTATTAGTTAAGGACATAaacacaaaattttctttcatgaatcagatagagcatacaattttcagcttttcaatttacatctatcagATTGtcttaaattttctttttatcctttgctgaaggagcctagaaatacactactgggaacagTTCTCGGACAGAATCCGGACTGACAGAATGCTGAAGCACATTTGTCCGTCAGATATATGTCCGAGAGACTATGTTCCAAGTTCGGCCGAGGGCAAATATGCTCCAGagtgttctaatcagagccttgggtgccacaactacctctgggaacctaaccatgcttCCCAGCCGCACGTCTTGTGGTTCTATGTCTGGGTAAAACTGtatttatctttatctatctatctcctgGCTAGATTGTTATCTGACGGCCATTTGTCTATCAGAATATTATCTGGCACACAAATGACAGtcagacaaatgtccatcggataaaagtccggccatgactgagaactagctgaacacattaggtgagacaataacaagaggcatttatgtgcagtcaccaatcagcagctagctgctccTAAatttagttatgcttttcaacaaaggataccaagggaatatagaaacttagataatagaagtaaaaaaaaaaaaagtttaaaattgcatgttctatcttaatcatgaaagtttaattttgaatctcATGTCTATCTTGTGTTTGGTCTATAATAGACATAAAAGTGAAGTTCTTAAAAGTATCTGCTCCTACATATAAAGCATTTTTTCCCCAAACAAGATTTTATTCTTTATGCCGTATTCACTAAAAGCCCATTCAGTTCTTAATTCTTTAGTGAGTCAACTATAGGAACAGTGAATATGAAGCGGTTGATAACTTTTCTTTATACCCTTCTGTTCAAGTTGATTCAATGATTCCTTCTATTCTTCTACAAATAaagatgctaaaaaaaaaaagtttttgcaaaTTGTTTTCTCCATACCGATGAGTTTTTGATTATCAAGCCCCaagaaaatgttataattaatgtaaactggaaagttgtttcatattgcaagccctatttgaatcatgaaagtttaatattgattttacACTAGAACCCGAATGTTCCAGGCAACAGTGCATTCTAACAGGAGTATGCATGGCTATAAAACATTCTCACTTATACTTCACTAGTACACAATATGGATTTTAGTCAAAGTCATCTTTGAAACTTGGCCAAAGCACCATTTGCTTTTCTAGAGATGGTTTGGACTACTTTAGTAACGAACCATTAAAAAAACAGGATTTTCTGCTTACTGTAAAATGCTCTTCTTTACATTCTGAGTGACATTGAAGAACCTCCCATCCGTGGCTCCGATCTCTATTACACAATGTGTCTCTTTCACCAGGCTAGAGTATAAAACTGGACATAGAAAGGAGTGAGCAAGTTGAGGAGGAATCTTAGCTCAAATATCTGTTTGGAGCAGTTTGTTATTAACAGATTAGCAAAGAATCTTCTCCTGATTTATTTCACATAGAACATGAAGAATGAGATTtaactttacataaaaaaatagtattttttttcaggggagggaggagaggatGGTTTAACAGATGTAATGTGTGGTGTGGTGTAGGTGGACACAATAAAATGAGAAGAGGGTGAAGAAACATTCAAGGCAAGGCATGGACCTTTTCTTTTAATTCAGTTGACCTCTGGAAACAGTCTAATGGGGG
The nucleotide sequence above comes from Bombina bombina isolate aBomBom1 chromosome 7, aBomBom1.pri, whole genome shotgun sequence. Encoded proteins:
- the LOC128636571 gene encoding major histocompatibility complex class I-related gene protein-like, with amino-acid sequence MEIQPLFVLSLLVYCVACERHSLRYFVTTTSVPIPGLPMFSIVGSIDDMPLGRYSSETGQAQPFYKWMEKKIKPEHWKEMNKIAQYFESYHKNFIGLLKALFNQTTENNILQVKLECELHNDGTINGGEEFGYNGKEIIVFDKKRLFFIPLTQEAQIITQRWNVNPGSAERHKALIEHHCIKWMKTYFSHGNNTLERKVPPKVKISDRQLDNAAKLHCHVYGFYPQTVVVKWVKNGVNEVYSEEVKQILPNPDGTYQVSVTVEVIPKDGDNYTCHVTDSSLDNTMIILWGECLL